The following proteins are encoded in a genomic region of Natrinema sp. DC36:
- a CDS encoding Gfo/Idh/MocA family oxidoreductase: MIGDGIGVGIVGLGGMGNLHARSIRELGADVVAGADLVPEQRDQFAREFGSRTYETHDELVVDDAVDAVIVTTPNRFHEPIAVAALEAGLDVLVEKPLAHTLESAERIAETAARSPGICMVGFHNRHAASMSMFDEQHARGRFGDLTHVEADYVRRRGVPGPGSWFTDPELAGGGALLDIGVHALDLALYALDFPEIVEVSGVTRTTFGTSEEYADPDGFGDNWDAEAETYEVDDSVSAFIRCANGETISLEAAWATNREQSMDFRVRGTQAGAQFDIGDTDLHILEAGTAGGDHYADIDMTGDAAVTGYSEQDEQFLATIAAGTAPETNTVEEALTVQRTIDAIYRSSESGRATELADSRVSEHQLEQATRLD, encoded by the coding sequence ATGATTGGCGACGGAATCGGGGTCGGCATCGTCGGCCTCGGTGGCATGGGAAATCTCCACGCGCGGAGCATTCGAGAACTCGGCGCTGACGTCGTTGCTGGCGCGGACCTCGTCCCGGAGCAACGAGACCAGTTCGCCCGGGAATTCGGTTCGCGGACCTACGAGACGCACGACGAACTCGTCGTCGACGACGCGGTCGACGCCGTCATCGTAACGACGCCCAACCGGTTTCACGAGCCGATCGCCGTCGCGGCCCTCGAGGCGGGGCTGGACGTCCTCGTCGAGAAACCGCTCGCCCACACCCTCGAGAGCGCCGAACGGATCGCGGAGACGGCGGCACGCTCGCCGGGGATTTGTATGGTCGGATTCCATAACCGCCACGCGGCGTCGATGTCCATGTTCGACGAACAACACGCCCGCGGCCGCTTCGGCGATCTGACCCACGTCGAGGCCGACTACGTCCGACGGCGCGGCGTCCCCGGCCCCGGGTCGTGGTTCACCGATCCCGAACTCGCCGGCGGCGGTGCCTTGCTCGATATCGGCGTCCACGCCCTCGACCTCGCACTCTACGCGCTCGACTTCCCCGAAATCGTCGAAGTCAGCGGTGTCACGCGGACGACGTTCGGAACCAGTGAGGAGTACGCCGACCCGGACGGCTTCGGCGACAACTGGGACGCCGAAGCCGAGACCTACGAGGTCGACGATTCCGTCAGCGCCTTCATTCGCTGTGCGAACGGCGAGACGATTTCGCTCGAGGCCGCGTGGGCGACCAACCGCGAACAGAGCATGGACTTCAGAGTCCGCGGCACGCAGGCGGGCGCGCAGTTCGATATCGGCGACACCGATCTCCACATTCTCGAGGCCGGGACGGCCGGCGGCGATCACTACGCCGATATCGATATGACCGGTGACGCCGCCGTGACGGGCTACAGCGAACAGGACGAGCAGTTCCTCGCGACTATCGCCGCGGGCACAGCGCCGGAGACCAACACAGTCGAGGAAGCGCTGACCGTCCAGCGAACCATCGACGCGATCTACCGCTCGAGCGAGTCGGGACGGGCGACCGAACTCGCCGACTCCCGCGTGTCCGAACACCAGCTCGAGCAGGCGACGCGACTCGACTAG
- a CDS encoding ThuA domain-containing protein, whose amino-acid sequence MVVVTIWNEFRHEREDDAVAAVYPDGIHETIADALADDHEVRTATLDEPDHGLTDDVLESTDVLLWWGHEAHDEVADEIVDRVHERVLEGMGFIPLHSSHYAKPFKRLMGTSCSLQYREDGGTERLWVVDPGHPIADGLDEAIELPETEMYGEPFDVPEPDRQVFVSWFEGGEVFRSGCCYRRGNGRIFYFRPGHETYPIYENEAIRRVLRNAVVWASPTEGSPRSFGKRE is encoded by the coding sequence ATGGTCGTAGTCACGATCTGGAACGAATTTCGCCACGAACGCGAGGACGACGCAGTCGCGGCCGTCTACCCCGACGGCATTCACGAGACCATCGCAGACGCGCTCGCCGACGACCACGAGGTTCGGACCGCGACGCTCGACGAGCCCGACCACGGTCTCACCGACGACGTCCTCGAGTCGACGGACGTCCTGCTCTGGTGGGGCCACGAGGCGCACGACGAGGTCGCGGACGAAATCGTCGATCGCGTCCACGAGCGCGTCCTCGAGGGGATGGGATTCATCCCGCTGCACTCGAGCCACTACGCGAAGCCTTTCAAGCGCCTTATGGGAACCTCCTGTAGCCTGCAGTACCGCGAGGACGGCGGCACCGAGCGGCTCTGGGTCGTCGATCCCGGCCATCCGATCGCGGACGGCCTGGACGAAGCGATCGAACTCCCCGAAACGGAGATGTACGGCGAGCCGTTCGACGTCCCCGAACCCGACCGGCAGGTGTTCGTCAGCTGGTTCGAGGGGGGCGAGGTGTTCCGCAGCGGCTGCTGTTACCGTCGCGGAAACGGGCGAATATTCTACTTCCGGCCCGGCCACGAGACGTATCCGATCTACGAGAACGAGGCGATTCGGCGGGTACTCCGGAACGCGGTCGTCTGGGCCAGCCCGACCGAGGGGTCGCCGCGGTCGTTCGGAAAGCGGGAGTAG
- a CDS encoding TIGR00341 family protein, producing the protein MRLVQVFVPRDELDLVVETAEEAGVDYTVSRDTDRGEFEALVSIPVPPPAVEPLLEALRAAGLDERSYTVVTAAETIVSKRTDELTGRFSGTRISREELRARAADLAPAASTYFGLLIVSTAIATAGLLLDSAATIIGAMVVAPLMGPALAASVGVIVDDEALASRGIALQVIGLAAAVLTAAVMGWALRGTVLLPPGFEITTVPQIRERITPDFLALFLALGSGVAAVISLTRNVGSVLVGVAIAVALVPPAATAGLGIAWRDPTVVLTAGTLVLVNMLSINLTALLLLWLSGYRPERTESVERVYGRLRSRVAVLLVAIVVLSVVLGGITYGTYRTAAVEHDVKTELETMSEAELAAGSELQFRETAIDYELIDVYTGERPTITVHVDRPPGEGLPNDFADGVRDRLESAAGVDLEVIVELATTLRSG; encoded by the coding sequence ATGCGTCTCGTACAGGTGTTCGTTCCCCGAGACGAACTGGATCTCGTCGTCGAGACGGCGGAGGAAGCCGGCGTCGACTACACCGTCTCTCGAGACACGGATCGCGGCGAATTCGAGGCGCTCGTTTCGATCCCTGTCCCGCCGCCGGCCGTCGAGCCGCTGTTAGAGGCCCTTCGAGCCGCGGGTCTCGACGAGCGATCGTACACGGTCGTCACGGCCGCGGAAACGATCGTCTCGAAGCGAACCGACGAGTTGACCGGCCGGTTTTCGGGAACCAGAATCTCTCGCGAGGAACTCCGGGCTCGAGCGGCCGATCTCGCACCGGCAGCGTCGACCTATTTTGGCCTGCTAATCGTGAGTACGGCGATCGCGACGGCCGGATTGTTGCTCGACTCGGCAGCGACGATCATCGGTGCGATGGTCGTCGCGCCGCTGATGGGACCGGCGCTGGCGGCCAGCGTAGGGGTAATCGTCGACGACGAGGCGCTCGCGTCGCGCGGTATCGCGTTACAGGTGATCGGCCTCGCGGCCGCCGTCCTCACGGCAGCGGTGATGGGCTGGGCGCTCAGAGGGACCGTGTTGCTTCCGCCGGGGTTCGAGATCACGACGGTCCCGCAGATCCGCGAGCGGATCACGCCTGACTTTCTCGCCCTGTTTCTCGCGCTGGGTTCCGGCGTCGCTGCGGTCATCAGTCTCACGCGAAACGTCGGATCGGTGCTCGTCGGCGTCGCGATCGCCGTCGCGCTCGTTCCGCCCGCGGCCACCGCCGGCCTCGGGATCGCCTGGAGAGATCCGACGGTCGTCCTCACCGCGGGCACGCTCGTCCTCGTCAATATGCTCTCGATCAATCTCACCGCGTTGCTCCTGTTATGGCTGTCCGGCTATCGGCCGGAACGAACGGAGTCCGTCGAACGCGTGTACGGGCGGCTCCGCTCGCGCGTCGCGGTGCTCCTCGTCGCCATCGTCGTCCTCTCGGTCGTTCTCGGCGGCATCACCTACGGCACGTACCGCACCGCCGCGGTCGAACACGACGTCAAAACGGAACTCGAGACGATGAGCGAGGCGGAACTCGCGGCCGGCTCCGAACTGCAGTTCCGGGAGACCGCGATCGACTACGAACTCATTGACGTCTACACCGGCGAACGGCCGACGATCACCGTTCACGTCGACCGACCGCCCGGCGAGGGGCTCCCGAACGACTTCGCCGACGGCGTGCGCGACCGCCTCGAATCGGCGGCCGGCGTCGATCTCGAGGTGATCGTCGAACTGGCGACGACTCTCCGCAGCGGTTGA